One Eurosta solidaginis isolate ZX-2024a chromosome 5, ASM4086904v1, whole genome shotgun sequence DNA segment encodes these proteins:
- the LOC137253795 gene encoding uncharacterized protein isoform X1 encodes MDKRLKYFVYSAVDDLLESSSSSSDDEELALVLHPTNKYLRVMDFVQGVVNLYTNVEFKKHFRVERDSAEYLISKYSISPYYAKRSYKGGRPQLAPNTHVLLFLCYTKKFKVVGSGYATHVFYTF; translated from the exons ATGGATAAACGActcaaatattttgtatatagcGCCGTCGACGATCTTTTGGAGTCATCGTCTTCCTCATCAGACGACGAGGAGCTGGCTCTAGTTTTGCACCCAACTAATAAATATTTGCGCGTAATGGATTTTGTGCAAGGCGTAGTCAATTTGTACACTAACGTCGAG TTCAAAAAACATTTTAGAGTTGAACGTGACAGTGCGGAGTATTTAATTTCTAAATACTCTATTAGTCCATATTATGCAAAGAGGAGTTATAAAGGAGGAAGGCCACAATTAGCCCCAAACACACATGTGCTATTATTTTTATG ctatacaaaaaaatttaaagtagtcggatcaggttatgcgactcatgttttctatacattttga